A stretch of Argiope bruennichi chromosome 10, qqArgBrue1.1, whole genome shotgun sequence DNA encodes these proteins:
- the LOC129989408 gene encoding uncharacterized protein LOC129989408: protein MCLVSVAVAILLSLHFCLVPALPDERETSVFHDKVNNFLLKEQELFQRLGICRSENQSIAVCDIGDTQAARNLTELQRSSCQCDDQCFLYQDCCINKVPTYSFKSPSLSCRQIRGEDEPWIHIYVYQQCPTEWTDEFVKEMCETEAVVRDQMGLPYDHLQDLPVKSESTGRFYRNIYCAICNDDTWIVKWKTYFYCNGDSQRPENSLMDEPDFSNAYYSPHTKNFRKVRIGDKLKNCVIVVKDFELSKLLFDYGARLCKRTISSCPVGTSEETSGKCNSYTSYVYINGIGIYRNFHCALCNGIPVSDIICNDPFYPPLHSAPPWAGSGRSALTMLFDFNFAGGLKEVGRLSPCLIQEGQVWDPIFRKCQNFTCGSLYKKEGSKCVPLDISKAKGLKDSCPKIILAKENFNLQTDGSVFINITGRHLSEDEYEVHKKEGKEIVEIVICADEVHLLPYSIVHSWVSLIVLIISIICLILHLTVYGLLEKLRNRPGKILMSLAVSLLCGHLFLLLGPNFRDINWMCYTNGVMIHFGYIAAFSWMSVMAYDIHETFTVTQTNNSKKSKLFQKYSLYAWIFPLSLIALSITMDQTLPIKSDFRPKYAEFICWLNSRKGLLLFFVLPATCLLIANIILFSITAFHIRKVSRQTRMVNNFSDKVRYFLYLKLSVVLGLTWILGLVAGLTRMDVFWYPFIILNGLQGALIFIAFTIKRNILHMLAVKLKIRSDKYRMGKRSGIKAAMYSSLSNLTTLQTSVSSQIPTVSKQQEMLKAVRKINPDEALAENRT, encoded by the coding sequence ATGTGCTTGGTCAGTGTAGCAGTCGCCATACTGTTATCACTTCACTTTTGTTTAGTTCCGGCGCTGCCCGATGAAAGAGAAACGAGCGTGTTTCATGATAAAGTGAACAATTTCCTGTTAAAAGAGCAAGAGTTGTTTCAGCGTTTAGGCATTTGCAGATCGGAAAACCAGTCTATTGCAGTCTGTGATATTGGCGATACACAAGCGGCGCGAAATTTAACCGAACTTCAGCGATCTTCTTGCCAGTGTGATGACCAGTGCTTTTTATATCAGGATTGCTGCATCAATAAGGTTCCGACTTACTCTTTTAAAAGTCCGTCTTTGTCCTGCAGACAGATCAGAGGGGAAGATGAACCCTGGATACACATTTATGTTTACCAACAGTGCCCTACAGAATGGACGGATGAGTTTGTTAAAGAAATGTGTGAAACTGAAGCAGTCGTACGAGACCAGATGGGATTACCTTACGATCATCTTCAAGATCTGCCGGTTAAAAGTGAATCAACTGGTCGGTTTTATCGAAATATTTACTGTGCCATCTGCAATGATGATACCTGGATCGTGAAATGGAAgacttatttttattgtaatgggGATTCTCAACGTCCTGAAAATAGTTTAATGGACGAACCTGATTTCAGCAATGCATATTATTCTCCACATACAAAGAATTTCCGTAAAGTAAGAATTGGTGATAAGCTAAAGAACTGCGTGATCGTGGTTAAAGATTTCGAGTTATCTAAACTTTTGTTCGACTATGGGGCGAGACTTTGCAAGCGTACAATTTCCAGCTGTCCAGTTGGAACTAGTGAAGAAACTAGCGGTAAATGCAATTCCTATACATCGTATGTCTACATAAACGGAATTggaatttacagaaattttcattgTGCTTTGTGTAATGGAATACCTGTATCTGATATAATTTGTAATGATCCTTTTTACCCTCCACTTCACAGTGCCCCACCTTGGGCGGGATCGGGCAGATCTGCATTGACTATgctttttgatttcaattttgctGGGGGATTGAAAGAAGTTGGTCGCCTGAGTCCTTGCCTTATCCAGGAGGGTCAAGTATGGGATCCTATTTTCAGGAAATGTCAGAATTTCACTTGTGGCTCATTATACAAGAAAGAAGGATCGAAATGTGTTCCTTTggatatttcaaaagcaaaaggTTTGAAGGATAGTTGTCCCAAAATAATTCTGGCCAAAGAAAACTTTAATCTCCAAACTGATGGAAGTGTCTTCATTAATATAACAGGAAGACATCTGTCGGAGGATGAATATGAAGTACATAAAAAAGAAGGCAAGGAGATAGTTGAAATAGTTATCTGTGCTGATGAAGTACATTTGTTACCATATTCGATTGTACATTCTTGGGTATCACTTATTGTGTTAATAATATCCATTATCTGTTTAATTCTTCACTTGACTGTCTATGGACTTCTTGAGAAATTAAGAAACAGGCCAGGTAAAATTCTTATGTCTTTAGCAGTATCTTTACTTTGTGGGCATCTTTTTTTGCTGTTAGGTCCAAATTTCAGAGACATTAATTGGATGTGTTACACTAATGGCGTGATGATACATTTTGGATACATAGCTGCATTTTCATGGATGAGCGTTATGGCCTATGATATTCATGAGACATTTACTGTCACGCAAACTAACAATTCCAAAAAATCAAAACTCTTccagaaatattctttatatgcATGGATATTTCCACTTTCATTGATCGCTCTGAGCATAACAATGGATCAAACTTTGCCAATTAAAAGTGATTTTCGCCCAAAGTATGCTGAATTTATCTGCTGGTTGAACAGCAGAAAGGGATTGCTGCTTTTCTTCGTGCTGCCAGCTACATGTCTTCTTATTgcaaatatcattcttttttccATAACTGCTTTTCATATTAGGAAAGTTTCGAGGCAAACCAGAATGGTGAATAACTTCTCAGACAAAGTAAGGTActtcttgtatttaaaattgtCAGTTGTACTAGGTTTAACATGGATCCTTGGATTAGTTGCTGGACTGACACGAATGGATGTATTCTGGTATCCATTTATTATCCTAAATGGTTTGCAAGGTGCTCTAATATTCATCGCATTTActattaaaaggaatattttgcaTATGCTTGCTGTCAAACTTAAAATTCGCTCTGATAAGTACAGAATGGGTAAGAGAAGTGGTATAAAAGCCGCCATGTATAGCAGCTTGTCGAATCTTACAACTTTACAAACTTCTGTCAGCAGTCAAATTCCAACCGTTTCAAAGCAACAAGAGATGTTGAAAGCGGTGAGAAAAATAAATCCTGATGAAGCATTGGCTGAAAATAGAACATGA